One Tachysurus fulvidraco isolate hzauxx_2018 chromosome 2, HZAU_PFXX_2.0, whole genome shotgun sequence DNA segment encodes these proteins:
- the ncl gene encoding nucleolin → MVKLAKGAKKQVKEAPPKKKAPPPPKQVEESSEEESDDEEAPPPKAAVKKNATPAKAVKNGKAPAKKESDDDESEEEAKVPVTKAAPAKKAAAAAESDDDEDDDDEESEEEPPKKATPAKSAKAAPLKGKATPAKKAESDDDEDDDDDDDEESEEEAPPPKKAAPAKPAAKAAPAKPAAKAAPAKPAAKDESEEEDDDSEEEEEEMDTTPAPAKKAPVKKAKEESEEEDDDDEEDDDDDEDDDDEEEAAPVTPGKRKADVKKDKETPPAKKTKADGEAFSLFMGNLNADKSFEEIKEGISKFFKKEGLDIQDVRLGGSKKFGYVDFGTEEELQQALGLSGKKFMGQAIKLDRARSKEDSQESKKERDARTLFVKNLPYSITSDELKEIFDQALDVRVPVGPNGSSRGIAYIEFKTEAIAEKMMEETQGSDVQGRSLMVDFTGAKSRQGGKGPASAPANKVLVVNNLAFSATEESLQSVFEKAVAIRIPQNNGRPKGYAFVEFENTDDAKEAMDSCNNTDIEGRSIRLEFSQSRGESGGRGGSGPTKTLFVKGLSDDTTDQTLRDAFEGAVAARIATDKDTGSCKGYGFVDFDSEEDCKAAKEAMDDAEIDGNRVTLDYAKPKGEGGRGGGRGGFGGGRGGFGGRGGFGGRGGGRGGFRGGRGGGGHRGGGRGGFRGGRGGGGGVKPQGKRIKFDD, encoded by the exons ATGGTGAAACTCGCGAAG GGGGCAAAGAAACAAGTGAAGGAAGCCCCACCAAAGAAAAAGGCTCCTCCACCTCCAAAGCAGGTCGAAGAGTCCAGTGAGGAGGAAAGTGATGATGAAGAG GCTCCACCACCTAAAGCTGCAGTGAAGAAGAATGCCACTCCAGCAAAGGCAGTAAAAAATGGAAAAGCCCCTGCCAAGAAAGAAAGTGACGATGATGAATCTG AGGAAGAGGCTAAAGTTCCAGTCACCAAAGCAGCTCCTGCCAAGAAAGCAGCAGCTGCTGCGGAatcagatgatgatgaggatgatgatgatgaagaatcTG AGGAGGAGCCACCCAAAAAGGCTACCCCAGCTAAATCAGCCAAGGCTGCCCCATTGAAGGGTAAAGCAACTCCTGCAAAGAAGGCGGagtctgatgatgatgaggatgacgacgacgacgatg ATGAGGAATCAGAAGAGGAGGCTCCTCCTCCTAAAAAAGCAGCTCCAGCTAAACCTGCCGCTAAAGCAGCTCCAGCTAAACCTGCCGCTAAAGCAGCTCCAGCTAAACCTGCCGCTAAAGACGAGtcggaggaggaggatgatg ATtcagaagaggaggaagaggaaatgGACACGACGCCTGCACCAGCTAAAAAAGCACCAGTGAAGAAGGCCAAGGAAGAAtctgaagaggaagatgatgacgacgaggaagatgatgatgacgacgaggATGACGACGACGAGGAAGAAG CTGCTCCTGTAACACCAGGAAAGAGAAAGGCTGATGTAAAGAAGGATAAAGAAACACCACcagctaaaaaaacaaaagctgatGGTGAAG CTTTCAGCTTGTTTATGGGCAACCTGAACGCAGATAAGAGCTTTGAAGAAATTAAAGAGGGCATCAGCAAATTCTTCAAGAAAGAGGGCCTTGATATTCAGGATGTTCGTCTTGGAGGCTCGAA GAAGTTTGGTTATGTTGACTTTGGCACAGAAGAAGAGCTTCAGCAAGCCCTTGGCCTCAGCGGGAAGAAGTTTATGGGTCAGGCGATCAAACTGGACCGAGCAAGAAGCAAAGAGGACTCTCAGGAAAGCAAAAAGG agagagatgCCCGGACACTGTTTGTCAAAAATCTGCCATACTCAATAACCTCAGATGAGCTTAAGGAGATTTTTGATCAAGCACTGGATGTCAGAGTACCTGTCGGCCCCAACGGCAGCAGCAGAGG AATTGCGTATATTGAGTTCAAGACAGAAGCAATTGCTGAGAAAATGATGGAGGAGACACAGGGTTCAGACGTTCAGGGCCGATCCCTCATGGTGGACTTTACAGGTGCCAAAAGCCGACAGGGTGGCAAAGGACCAG CGTCTGCACCTGCAAACAAAGTTCTGGTTGTAAATAATCTAGCATTCAGTGCCACAGAGGAGTCTCTTCAGAGCGTGTTTGAGAAAGCTGTCGCTATCAGAATACCACAGAATAACGGCCGGCCAAAAGG ATATGCTTTTGTCGAATTTGAAAACACAGATGATGCCAAGGAGGCTATGGATTCATGCAATAACACAGATATTGAAGGCAGGAGCATCAGACTGGAGTTCAGCCAGAGCAGAGGAGAGAGTGGAGGCCGAGGAGGATCAG gACCCACAAAAACACTGTTTGTTAAAGGCCTATCAGATGACACGACAGATCAAACGCTGAGGGATGCTTTTGAGGGTGCTGTTGCTGCCAGAATTGCTACAGATAAAGATACCGGATCGTGTAAAGG GTATGGTTTCGTTGACTTTGACAGTGAGGAAGACTGCAAAGCAGCGAAGGAAGCGATGGACGATGCAGAGATAGACGGAAATAGAGTGACTCTGGACTATGCCAAGCcaaaaggagaaggaggaagaggtggTGGACGTGGAGGGTTTGGAGGTGGACGAGGAGGATTTGGAGGACGAGGAGGGtttggaggaagaggaggtggAAGAGGTGGATTTAGAGGTGGGAGAGGAGGCGGTGGACACCGCGGTGGGGGTAGAGGAGGATTCAGAG GTGGccgaggtggtggaggtggag